CCTTGCTGGTCAATTCGCTGGGCGCAACGCCGATGATGGAACTGCATATTATCGCGCGCCGTGTGCGTCAGCGGCTAAAGGCGCGCAATGTCACCGTTGCCCGCAGCTGGACGGGCAACTATTGCACGTCTCTCGACATGTTCGGTGTGTCCATCTCGATGCTGCATCTGGATGCCGAGCTCAAGACCATGCTGGATCATCCCTGCAATGCCGCGGCCTTCCGGATTTCCTGAGGAGGCGTGAGCAGCGCTCTGGGCGTTGCTCAACCGGGTTTGGCGGCTCACTCAAGCCTTGCGTCTAATCGTCCCACACGGGAGCTCTGGGCGCGGGGGAGAGCAATCTGCCGTCTTTTCTGGCGAGGGCATGGATTGCTTCCATGTCGCTTGTGGAAAGCTCGAAATCGAAGATGTCGAAATTCTCCGAAAGCCGCGACGGATTGACGGTTTTCGACAATGCGGCAACGTTCGTTTGCTGGAGAAGCCAGCGCAAGGCAACCTGTGCTGCAGATTTGCCGTAGGCCAAGCCGATATCTGCAAGCCTCTCGTCCCTGGGCACCAGTCCGTCCGCCATGCCGTAATAGCTCGTCAGGGACATGCCGTGCTGTTCGCAGGCCTTCAGCACCTTTTGCTGTGACAGATAGGGATGATATTCGACCTGATTGGTGACGAACGGGGTCTTGCTCAGGCTGACTGCCTGATTGATCTGGCTAACCGTGTAGTTGCTGAGGCCGATATGCCGGGTCATGCCCATGTCCACGGCCTTGTTGAATTCGGCCATCTGGATGTCCATGGGCACCTTTTGCACAAATGGCCAATGGAGCAACAGCAGATCGACATGATCGACGCGCAGCTTTTTGAGGCTGTCTTCGATAGATGGCAGAAAGAGCTCAGGTGCGAAGTTGTCGATCCAGACCTTGGTGGTGAGAAAAATCTCGTCTCTGGCGATACCTGACGCGCTCAAGGCTTCGCCGACAGCTTCCTCGTTGCCATAGGCCTGTGCCGTGTCAATGTGACGGAAGCCCTGTTTTATCGCCAGAGGCACCATCTTGATGACGTCCTTTGGCTCCATCCGAAAGGTTCCGAAACCGAGGGCGGGAATGGTTGCTCCATTGGAGTGCACGTAAAGCATTGTCTGATCCATCCTGATTGCAAGGAGTGTTGATATTGGTCGGTGGGTCTTGAGCCTGTTGACCAAGACACAAACGACAACACCCCCGGACCATCACGGGCCGGGGGTGCATTTGTAGTGATCAGATTATTTAGAAAGACCGATCCGTTTCAGGAAGTCCTTGTGGCTTTTCACCATCATGGCAGCTTCCGGCGTTTTTTCAGCCCATGCATCCCATGCGGATTTCGCTGCATCACGGAATTTGGCGCGATCTTCAGCGGACCAGTCGTAGGTGGTTACGCCCATATCATCCATCTGGGCATAGGCTTCACCGTTTTCGATCATCGTGACCATGACATAGTCAGCCATCAGCTTTTTATGCGCGGTTTCAATGATGCGCTGCTGAGCAGGGGTCAGAGAATCCCATGCATCCTGACGGCAAGCCAATTGATCCGAGGACATCGAATGGAAGCCTGGATAGGTGGTGTGTTTGGCCACGTCATAGACACCCAGAGACTTGTTCTGAGCCAGGGTCGAGGCGTCGGCGCCATCAACGATGCCGGTTTCAAGAGCGGTGAAGATTTCGGTGAAGTCCATCACGACCGGTTTGGAACCCAGGGACTGGAAGATCTCGGTTTCGAGGCCCGGAGGAGAACGGAACTTGAAGTTTTTGAGCGATTCGATGTTCGGCAGAGGCTTGGTAGAGTTCAGAGATTCCTGACCACCAACCTGAGCGCCAACATAGTGCATGTTGTAGGGTTTGTAGATTTCGTTGATGGCTTCGCGGCCACCACCGAAGTTGACCCATGCAAGATACTGCATCGGGGTATCGTAACCACCCATGGTGTCTGCTACGAACTGGAAGGCGGGGTTTTTGCCGGTCTGGTAGGACCCGTTGGTCATGTCGCAATCGAGGATGCCGGTAGAGGCAGCGTCGAAGGTTTCAGCCGATTTGACAACCGCAGCTGAATAGAAGAATTCGATCTTGATCGAACCTTCGGACATGGTTTCGATGTCATCAACGAATACGGCAAGCAGTTTGCCTTGCGTCGATTCCGGTGCCATCTGTGACTGAATACGAAGTGTCACGTCCCCTGCAACAGCAGCCGTGGTCAACATCCCAAGAGTGAGAGCCGTGGTGACGGCCAACTTGCTTTTGATTTTCACCAGAGTTTCCTTTCAAAAGTTGAAACATCTAGGTGTCCAGACCTGCCTGATCCGAACTCCTCCTCTAACCCAAAACTGGGTCACTTATCGTCCAAAGGGCAACCGAAACTCCTCCGTTTCGATCGAACACTGCGGTATCGAGCCTGCCCTTCAGACAATTCCTTTTCCAATCAGTCGGAATGAAAAATCCCAAACTTCAAGTGGTTAATGCTCCTTTTCGTCACTGCGCCAGTTCTACCGTCGCAAGATTCTGAACCAGATGGTGCTTTACGTATTTTCGAACGAGCTCTTCGTTTTTCTCCAAGGCCGCATCAACAATCTGCTTATGGTGATGGATATTCTGCGACACCTTGTGGAAGTCCCGGTCCTCGGTATTCATCTGCTGACGATGCCGAAAGAAAACTGTCTCATGCGTTTGCTTGAGGATCTCATTCCTGCAGGCATCTATCAGCGTTTGGTGGAAATCCAGTTCTGCGTGCGTCCAGAGCAGCAGCAGTTCTGTCGATGGTTCGTGATCCTTCGCCCGCTTCTCTATATGGCTTAAGGCATAATGTGCTGCTGACAGCCTTGCCTCCCAGGCGATGTCGCCGTTTCTGACGGACAAAACAGCGCCTTCGCATTCCAGCAGGATTCGAAAATAGGTCAGTTCATTCTGCAGTTCGGGGGACAGCTCGGGTTTTCGGAAACCCCGCTGCTCTTGAAAATCAAGAAGGCCGTGGGTTGAAAGCCGGAACATCACTTCCCGGATGGTGGAGGCGGAAACTCCGTAGTCCGCACGCAAATCCTCGGCTCGTATTCGCTGTTGAGATGCAAATTCCGAGCTTACCAATCGATCGCGGAGGTTCTTGAAAATTTCCACAACGTCCATCTTTACCGTAATCACAAACATCACCGTGTTTTTTTGGATAAATCCATAATTCCATAATTTTTTGAAAATCTCAATGTTTTTTTCTTGCGGTCTTTAGTTTTAGAAGCTACCGTTTTATCCAATGGAAGAGTGCAGCTTTTCGGTGCAGACGTGCCAATGGGCTTTTGAGAGGATCGGAGGATCCTTTCTGGAGGAAAGTTCGGGATCGCACATCGTCTCGCAAAATCCCGACCGCAATCGTAGGGATACTTCTTCGGTAAAGCTGCTTTCTGAGCTGATTGATCGTCTGGGAGGAGGTTCCAGAATCCAGTTGGTTCGAACCGCTGAATGTCGGTTCTGCCAATGAGACACTATCTATAACAGGCTGAAATGCAGTTTGCGGTCCGAGCGACAACTGGCTCGACGCATCGGTCGTTATGATACCCAGTCCAATCACAGTTCCATCATTGTTGTGAAGTCGCATAAGGAGGAATGGTTATGCGAGAGTCGACTGGAGAAGTGCGGGAATGGATTCTTCCATCCGCATTCTTGATTTGTATGGGGTGGGTCGTCTGGCATATGCCAGCGTTCATTCTCGACCTCTATCCGCCCGATAACCCAAGCCTCATCGAGATCTTGAGGCAGCTTCACGAGAGAAAAGACATCTCCCCCGGACTGTCTGGTCTATTCGGAGGATATGCGGACCCGATTGATTGGCTCGCGATGGTGCTCGTGCCTGTTACTTTCATCTGGGGAAGCCTGACGGTGAGGGTCGCGCACAATGAATTCAAGCATTGGCGCCAGATTGACCGCCCTACATTGTTTGTCTCGCGGGTCACGATGATCATCATTATCGTGATGAGCTGCATCATGCTCTATGAGGTGTTTCTTCGTTACATCTTTGAAGCGCCGACCCTGTGGGCGAACGAGATGTCGCAGTGGCTGGCCTGTTTCGTGTTCTTGTGCTCCGGCCTCTATGCCATGCAGCAACGTTGTCACATCCGCATTTTCCTGCTGTACGACATGCTGTCACGCAACACGCAGCGGGTCTTCGATGTCATCGCAGTGATCATTGTCTGTATCACGGCATTCTTCCTTGTTTACGGAAGCTACATTCAGGTCTTTGTGAACAAATTCTACAAATGGGAGATGTTCGGGACCGCGTTTGATCCGCCACTTCCAGCCACCGTGCTGCCTGCCATTCTGGTCGTGATCACTCTGATCGCGATCCAGTCAGTGATCAATCTTTTCGCTGACTGGAATGAAGTCAAAGTCCTGCACACTGCCGTTGATGAAGTGGATCAGGAAGAACTTGAAGCCCTCAAACGCAATGTGGGAGTTCAATAATGGACGTCGGAACCATCTCATTGATCCTCGTCATAGCAATGTGCATGTTGCTTGCTATCGGCGTACCTCTGGCCTTTGCCTCATTTTTCCTGGCCGTTCTGGTCATGATCATGAAATTCGAGCCCGCCTTGCTGCTTAACCCGCTTACCTTTGGTGACGGTATTTTGACCGGGCGACCTGGTACGGGGCCACTTTATATTCTGACGCAGAAAGTTTTCGGGCTTCTGACAGACTATGTCATGATATCTGTGCCATTGTTCATCTTCATGGCGGCTCTGCTTGAACGTTCGGGCATCGCCAAGGAGATGTACAAGGCTCTCGACTACTGGCTGTCAAGTGTTCGTGGTGGTGTGGCCATCGTGACCTCGTTGATGGCCGTGATCATGGCGGCTATGTCGGGAATTGTTGGTGGTGAAGTGGTGCTTCTGGGCCTCATCGCGCTGCCACAAATGCTGCGCCTTGGCTACAGTCAGTCTCTGGCGGTTGGCACGATCTGTGCCTCGGGTACTCTGGGCACCATGATCCCGCCGTCTATCGTTCTGATCATGTACGGACTGATCACGGAAACCTCGATCAAGGCTCTGTTCACGGCTGCCTTCCTGCCCGGCTTCATGCTGGCCAGCCTGATCATTCTCTACATCGTCGTCCGGTCAAACCTGAAGCCTGAGGATGCCCCTCTGCCGGAACGGAAGCCGGGTGATCCGACCGGGTTCCAGAAGCTGGGCATGTTCTCAGCCTTTCTGTCGATCCTGATGGCTGGTGTCTGTGGCTTGCTTCTGCTGCGTGCCCTGTTCTTCACCGTCACCGGACAGAACGCCTATGAGGGTGTTGATCCCATTCCTCTGGGGATGACATGGCATATTCCCTGGCTGGCTGGTCTTTCGGTGCTTGGTGTTGTGCTGGTGTTCTTCGTCTTCGGCCGTGAACGGTCCGCCGAGGGCTGGAAACACGGCAAGGGTCTGGTGCCACCATTCACTGTCATCAGTGTGGTGCTCGGCTCCATTTACGGCGGCATTACGGGCATTACCGAGGCGGCAGGTATGGGTGCCTTCGCGGTGTTCGTTATCGCCTTGATCCGCCGCGAGGCTTCCATTGAGCTCTTGTGGGACTCCATGATGCGGACAATGAAGTCGACCGGCACCATTCTTTGGGTGACGATCGGTGCGGCCGCACTCGCCGGAGCCTACACCTTGTCCGGTGGGCCGCGTTATATCGCAGATCTGATTGTCGGATCCGAAATGCCGACGATGGTAATCCTTCTGACCATGATGGTGATCCTTTTGTTCATGGGTGCTTTCATGGACTGGGTCGGTATCGTCCTCTTGATCATTCCGGTGTTCCTGCCAATCATACAACGTGTTCCCATTGAAGAGATCGGGTTCATTGGCCAGCTTTCTCCGCAGCATTTGTCGATCTGGTTCGGGGTTCTGTTCTGTATGAACATGCAGGTGAGTTTCCTGTCACCACCCTTTGGATCGGCGGCCTTCTATCTGAAGTCGGTCGCCCCGGATCACATCGCTCTGACCGATATCTTCAAGGGGTTCCTTCCCTTCATCGGTGTGCAGCTTGTGGCGCTCGCAATTCTGCTGATCTGGCCGAATATCGTAACCATCCTTCTCTGAGGAAGGATCTGTAAAGAGGAGCTGGCCGCAAGCGGCCAACTCCAAAGTCTACACGAGGAGGACTCGGCCAAGCCGACAAAGGCAAGTCCCGGTGTTAGCGGCTACGTCGCAGATCATCGCTGAACGACTTCCAAGAGCGGCCTTCGTTTCACCGACCAACTGGCCATGTCTGACAGTAGTTTCAATTCTGCCTGTTTTGTCGCCGCGGAGACGCGGCGGGGAGCGGGCTTGCGAGAAAATTCTCGAATTCTGGAGGAAGTATCATGAAAATTCTTGTCACTGGGGCAGGGGGATTCGTTGGTCAGCGCGTTGTGCGAAAGCTAATCGAGCAGGGCGCAATCACGGTGGATGGTGTTGAGGCTCCCGTTACCACTGTCTATGCCTGCGATCTTTTCGCCGATGCCGTGCAGGGTCTGGCGGATGAAATTAATGCCGTCGAAGCGCTGGCAGGTGACCTCACAGATCCGGCCATGGTTTCAAAGATCAAGGACATCGCCCCTGATATCATCCTTCATCTGGCCGCTGTCGTCAGCTCCGCTGCCGAAGCAGACTTCGATCTGGGCATGAAGGTCAATGTGGACGCGTTGCGCTCGCTCATCGATTGCTGCCGCGCGCAGGCCACGCCTCCGGTGCTCGTTTTCACTTCGTCGATTGCCGTTTTCAGTTGCGAGGGTAACGCGGGAATTGACGAGACCTGCATGCCGATGCCGCTGTCTTCCTACGGGATGGAAAAAGTCGTTGGTGAATATCTTGTGCGCGATGCGAGCCGCAAAGGCTTTATCCGCGGCAGGACCATCCGATTCCCGACCATCGTGGTTCGCCCGGGCAAGCCAAACAGCGCTGCGTCCAGTTTTGCCAGCGGCATCATTCGTGAGCCCTTGGCGGGTCAGGAAGCAATCCTGCCGGTGTCGCGCACTTGCCGTCTTCATCTCGGGTCGCCTGACATGGCCGTCAGCTCGGTTGTTCATGCCATTTCCCTCAAGCAGGAAGTGCTCGGTGATCGTGGGGCCATCACCTTGCCGGGCCTCAGTGTCAGTGTTCAGGAGATGCTCGATCGACTGCGTGCCATTGCCGGAGACGAAGTGGCCGCATTGGTCAAGGATCAGCCGGATGCCAAAATCGAAGCCATTGTTAACACCTGGCCGGGGTCCATCACGACGCCACAGGCTGAGGCTTTGGGGTTCAAGGCCGACGCGAAATTTGATGATCTCATCACAGCTTACATGGAAGCCTACGTCTGATCGCGCGGGATAGCCGGGGCGCGAGCGCTGACCAGCCGCGCCCCAGCCTTCAAAACATTTTGATTGAAGGGAATGAATACAATGAGCAAATACAGATGGACGCGCGATAACTGGCCGATTGCCTGCGCGATGATCCCATTTTCCCCTGTCCTTCCAGATGGCAGTCTCGTTCAGGATGCCCCGGCTGAGGTTTGGGCTGAAACTTTGATTCAGGTTGCTGAAGAAGGCTTCACCGAGCTTGATCCGACCGATAGCTGGATGCGGGTGGCGGATCTCGAAAAGTCTCGCCTTGACGAATTCAAGGCCGTTATCAAGGAGCTTGGCCTCACTGTTCCGGCCATGTCGACCTCGCGCAAATGCATCATCGACAAGGACGTGGGCGACGAAATGCTGGCCTACTGCCATCGTTTTCTCGATACCGCTGCTGACCTTGGTGCTCAGGAAGTGGCCTTCGGTTTCTTCGGCCCGTTCACTCCGGCGCAGGAAAAGGCATTGTGGTTCTGGCTCGCCGAGGGCTACAGCAACCCAGATGATCCGGAAACATGGCAGCTTGCTGTCAACCGGATCCGGGAACTGGCCGACCATGCCAAGGAAGTTGGCATCGACATCGCCATGGAGATGTATGAATACACCTACATCGGATCTGCGGACAGCGCGGTCCGCTTTGTCACCGATGTGGACCGGGACAATGTCGGTATCTGTGCCGACATCGGCAATCTGGTGCGGCTTCATCAGCCCATGGAAAAATGGAACGAGATGTTGGTCAAGGTCGCTCCGTTCATGAAATATTGGCACGTGAAGAACTACACCCGGGATGAAGATCCCGCGACCGGCACCATTGCAACAGCGCCCGTGCCTCTTGAATTCGGCGTGATCAACTATCGTGAAGCGATCCGGATGGCTTTGGCCGAGGGCTTCTCAAGCCCGATCCTTCTGGAGAACTATGGCGGCGACGGGCTGTCGGTCTGCGGCAAGAACCTGCAGACACTCCGGCGTATCCTGCCGCGCGACTAATGATGCGGCGGCTGCGTCGTGAACTCAGCCAACTATGAGAAAAGCCTTGCCGGTGTTATAACCGGCAAGGCTTTTCTTTTGCATCTGTCGCTGCTTGCGGGGTTTGACAGCAAACAGATAAGCCCCGATAGACTGACGCGTGAATCGGGGCTCGAAAGCTTGTGGAACTATTTTTTGAGCCAGCCCAATGTCT
The sequence above is a segment of the uncultured Cohaesibacter sp. genome. Coding sequences within it:
- a CDS encoding sugar phosphate isomerase/epimerase family protein — its product is MSKYRWTRDNWPIACAMIPFSPVLPDGSLVQDAPAEVWAETLIQVAEEGFTELDPTDSWMRVADLEKSRLDEFKAVIKELGLTVPAMSTSRKCIIDKDVGDEMLAYCHRFLDTAADLGAQEVAFGFFGPFTPAQEKALWFWLAEGYSNPDDPETWQLAVNRIRELADHAKEVGIDIAMEMYEYTYIGSADSAVRFVTDVDRDNVGICADIGNLVRLHQPMEKWNEMLVKVAPFMKYWHVKNYTRDEDPATGTIATAPVPLEFGVINYREAIRMALAEGFSSPILLENYGGDGLSVCGKNLQTLRRILPRD
- a CDS encoding TRAP transporter small permease, with protein sequence MPAFILDLYPPDNPSLIEILRQLHERKDISPGLSGLFGGYADPIDWLAMVLVPVTFIWGSLTVRVAHNEFKHWRQIDRPTLFVSRVTMIIIIVMSCIMLYEVFLRYIFEAPTLWANEMSQWLACFVFLCSGLYAMQQRCHIRIFLLYDMLSRNTQRVFDVIAVIIVCITAFFLVYGSYIQVFVNKFYKWEMFGTAFDPPLPATVLPAILVVITLIAIQSVINLFADWNEVKVLHTAVDEVDQEELEALKRNVGVQ
- a CDS encoding aldo/keto reductase produces the protein MLYVHSNGATIPALGFGTFRMEPKDVIKMVPLAIKQGFRHIDTAQAYGNEEAVGEALSASGIARDEIFLTTKVWIDNFAPELFLPSIEDSLKKLRVDHVDLLLLHWPFVQKVPMDIQMAEFNKAVDMGMTRHIGLSNYTVSQINQAVSLSKTPFVTNQVEYHPYLSQQKVLKACEQHGMSLTSYYGMADGLVPRDERLADIGLAYGKSAAQVALRWLLQQTNVAALSKTVNPSRLSENFDIFDFELSTSDMEAIHALARKDGRLLSPAPRAPVWDD
- a CDS encoding TRAP transporter substrate-binding protein, which translates into the protein MKIKSKLAVTTALTLGMLTTAAVAGDVTLRIQSQMAPESTQGKLLAVFVDDIETMSEGSIKIEFFYSAAVVKSAETFDAASTGILDCDMTNGSYQTGKNPAFQFVADTMGGYDTPMQYLAWVNFGGGREAINEIYKPYNMHYVGAQVGGQESLNSTKPLPNIESLKNFKFRSPPGLETEIFQSLGSKPVVMDFTEIFTALETGIVDGADASTLAQNKSLGVYDVAKHTTYPGFHSMSSDQLACRQDAWDSLTPAQQRIIETAHKKLMADYVMVTMIENGEAYAQMDDMGVTTYDWSAEDRAKFRDAAKSAWDAWAEKTPEAAMMVKSHKDFLKRIGLSK
- a CDS encoding TRAP transporter large permease subunit, with protein sequence MDVGTISLILVIAMCMLLAIGVPLAFASFFLAVLVMIMKFEPALLLNPLTFGDGILTGRPGTGPLYILTQKVFGLLTDYVMISVPLFIFMAALLERSGIAKEMYKALDYWLSSVRGGVAIVTSLMAVIMAAMSGIVGGEVVLLGLIALPQMLRLGYSQSLAVGTICASGTLGTMIPPSIVLIMYGLITETSIKALFTAAFLPGFMLASLIILYIVVRSNLKPEDAPLPERKPGDPTGFQKLGMFSAFLSILMAGVCGLLLLRALFFTVTGQNAYEGVDPIPLGMTWHIPWLAGLSVLGVVLVFFVFGRERSAEGWKHGKGLVPPFTVISVVLGSIYGGITGITEAAGMGAFAVFVIALIRREASIELLWDSMMRTMKSTGTILWVTIGAAALAGAYTLSGGPRYIADLIVGSEMPTMVILLTMMVILLFMGAFMDWVGIVLLIIPVFLPIIQRVPIEEIGFIGQLSPQHLSIWFGVLFCMNMQVSFLSPPFGSAAFYLKSVAPDHIALTDIFKGFLPFIGVQLVALAILLIWPNIVTILL
- the denD gene encoding D-erythronate dehydrogenase; the protein is MKILVTGAGGFVGQRVVRKLIEQGAITVDGVEAPVTTVYACDLFADAVQGLADEINAVEALAGDLTDPAMVSKIKDIAPDIILHLAAVVSSAAEADFDLGMKVNVDALRSLIDCCRAQATPPVLVFTSSIAVFSCEGNAGIDETCMPMPLSSYGMEKVVGEYLVRDASRKGFIRGRTIRFPTIVVRPGKPNSAASSFASGIIREPLAGQEAILPVSRTCRLHLGSPDMAVSSVVHAISLKQEVLGDRGAITLPGLSVSVQEMLDRLRAIAGDEVAALVKDQPDAKIEAIVNTWPGSITTPQAEALGFKADAKFDDLITAYMEAYV
- a CDS encoding GntR family transcriptional regulator — its product is MFVITVKMDVVEIFKNLRDRLVSSEFASQQRIRAEDLRADYGVSASTIREVMFRLSTHGLLDFQEQRGFRKPELSPELQNELTYFRILLECEGAVLSVRNGDIAWEARLSAAHYALSHIEKRAKDHEPSTELLLLWTHAELDFHQTLIDACRNEILKQTHETVFFRHRQQMNTEDRDFHKVSQNIHHHKQIVDAALEKNEELVRKYVKHHLVQNLATVELAQ